From a single Miscanthus floridulus cultivar M001 chromosome 8, ASM1932011v1, whole genome shotgun sequence genomic region:
- the LOC136471616 gene encoding protein ENHANCED DISEASE RESISTANCE 4-like, whose protein sequence is MAGEEDSSGSAAQRPAPPLPQQIRVVRCPKCDKLLPELPNYSVYVCGGCGATLQAKKNSGSDASSDTEHVKYLEVLESLPDKKGAASEASCAVLEADTNTIEARPEERFVPNRMVAAAHSQSGFSFDDKQTTCTPSCSMKLEPALRDDSREVREAKYRRIRHEDKGEAKQSARVRDRSPRPVVNSIPSNAYPVEGPFECHMKPAFIFANGEKGHLSDRNSDGPSTRVSGLEKDRTELLRMLDELRDQVQRSCEIADKSSVNASANRMVDSASSYNPHERLSRLRYGSPQLQRNGSQRSPSLNGQVPVVPPAYPSVPVQQDLHGYGESVAHMGAPSYPAAPYPWRNFDNYFHGQYDPDPLISYHHDGFYHQPACSCLHCYHREFLPVHGAPLGFNHRRAPYLMNNPSLYPVEGPVVFGAQNYNSRGMNGMMQRNHMRATLSKKPAQTCEPIVNGAPFTICYNCYEVLQLPKNSLLLGKDEYKLRCGSCSHAILVRLDGSRLDVSAPTPVSHLSPGSKNCSNNGQGSNGQNVDERLLPSYSFSVGSHCSQEKDLPSNSSEADKMQCISSSVSISEDENSPTRSNSQKNSSGSRDLPPDAEVVIRVPSLPLRDHFGYSPSERVVDGSGKGSRSTRSEHEKGVLTESFKPNKVRDVPVASVLHPLDDEYDDPEYSQDPGDGAQYVDHPRATKSGDSFFSSLIKKSFKISGGMGNGRAKVFINGYPISDRAVRKAEKIAGPIYPGEYWYDYGAGFWGVMGQPCLGMIPPYIAEFNYPMPKNCAGGNTGVFINGRELHQKDLDLLVGRGLPDSPDRSYRVEISGKVSDEVSGEELYCLGKLAPTVEKMNRGFGMRVPRIIQ, encoded by the exons ATGGCGGGTGAGGAGGACAGCTCCGGCTCCGCGGCGCAGCGCCCGGCGCCGCCGCTACCGCAGCAGATACGGGTGGTGCGCTGCCCCAAGTGCGACAAGCTCCTGCCGGAGCTGCCCAATTACTCCGTCTACGTCTGCGGCGGTTGCGGCGCCACGCTCCAAG CAAAGAAGAACTCGGGATCTGATGCTTCTTCAGATACTGAGCATGTGAAGTACCTTGAAGTACTTGAGAGTTTACCAGATAAGAAAGGAGCAGCATCTGAAGCTAGTTGTGCTGTTCTAGAAGCAGACACCAATACAATCGAAGCTAGGCCAGAAGAGAGATTTGTACCCAACAGAATGGTGGCGGCTGCACATAGCCAATCTGGATTCAGTTTCGATGATAAACAAACTACTTGCACACCCAGCTGCAGCATGAAGCTTGAACCTGCACTCAGAGATGACAGCAGGGAAGTTCGGGAGGCAAAATACCGCCGCATTCGTCATGAGGACAAAGGAGAAGCAAAGCAGTCAGCGAGGGTAAGAGACAGATCACCAAGGCCTGTGGTTAACAGCATCCCTTCTAATGCTTACCCTGTAGAAGGGCCATTTGAGTGTCATATGAAACCGGCATTCATATTTGCTAACGGTGAGAAGGGCCATCTGAGTGACAGGAATTCAGATGGTCCTAGCACCAGAGTCAGTGGCCTTGAGAAAGACCGAACTGAGCTTCTGCGGATGCTTGATGAGTTGCGGGACCAGGTACAGAGATCCTGTGAGATTGCTGACAAGTCAAGTGTGAATGCTTCGGCAAATAGAATGGTGGATTCTGCAAGCTCCTACAATCCTCATGAGCGTCTGAGTCGATTGCGGTATGGTTCACCTCAGTTGCAACGGAATGGTTCTCAGCGCTCACCTTCTTTGAATGGGCAAGTGCCTGTTGTTCCTCCTGCTTATCCTTCAGTACCTGTACAGCAAGATCTCCATGGATATGGAGAATCGGTTGCACACATGGGAGCTCCTAGCTACCCAGCCGCTCCATATCCATGGAGAAACTTTGATAATTATTTCCATGGACAGTATGATCCTGACCCTCTGATCTCTTATCACCATGATGGCTTCTACCATCAGCCTGCTTGCTCTTGTTTACATTGTTACCATCGTGAATTCTTACCTGTGCATGGGGCTCCACTGGGTTTCAACCATCGCAGGGCACCGTATCTTATGAACAATCCTAGCTTGTACCCTGTAGAAGGCCCAGTTGTGTTTGGTGCACAGAACTACAATTCGCGAGGTATGAATGGTATGATGCAACGCAATCACATGAGGGCCACCCTGAGTAAAAAACCTGCACAGACTTGTGAACCAATTGTCAATGGAGCCCCTTTTACCATATGCTACAATTGCTATGAAGTACTGCAGCTTCCCAAGAATTCTCTCTTGTTGGGAAAAGATGAGTATAAGCTACGTTGTGGGTCATGCTCACATGCAATCTTGGTCAGACTTGATGGAAGCAGGCTTGATGTTTCAGCACCTACACCAGTTTCACACTTATCACCTGGAAGTAAAAATTGTTCCAACAATGGCCAAGGAAGCAATGGACAAAATGTTGATGAGAGACTTCTTCCATCTTATAGTTTTTCTGTAGGCAGTcattgctctcaagaaaaagatTTACCATCGAATTCAAGTGAAGCAGACAAAATGCAATGCATATCATCTTCTGTGAGCATTTCTGAGGATGAAAATAGCCCAACTAGATCGAACTCACAGAAGAACTCCTCTGGTTCTAGAGACCTTCCTCCTGATGCTGAAGTGGTTATCCGTGTTCCAAGTTTACCTCTTCGTGATCATTTTGGATATTCTCCATCAGAGAGGGTGGTTGATGGGTCAGGCAAAGGAAGCAGAAGTACCCGGTCTGAACATGAAAAGGGTGTGTTAACTGAAAGTTTTAAGCCAAACAAAGTGAGAGATGTACCTGTAGCAAGCGTGCTACACCCGTTGGATGACGAGTATGATGATCCTGAGTACAGTCAAGATCCAGGTGATGGGGCACAATATGTTGACCACCCGAGGGCCACAAAATCGGGCGATTCCTTTTTCTCCAGCCTGATAAAGAAGAGTTTTAAAATTAGCGGTGGAATGGGCAATGGCAGAGCAAAGGTTTTCATCAATGGCTATCCCATTTCTGACCGTGCTGTCAGGAAGGCGGAGAAGATTGCTGGACCAATCTATCCGGGTGAATACTG GTATGACTACGGTGCTGGATTCTGGGGTGTTATGGGACAGCCCTGCCTTGGCATGATACCC CCATATATTGCAGAATTTAACTATCCTATGCCTAAGAACTGTGCTGGTGGAAATACTGGTGTGTTCATCAACGGCCGAGAACTTCACCAGAAGGACTTGGATTTACTTGTGGGTCGAGGGCTTCCCGATTCTCCTGATAGATCATACAGAGTTGAGATTTCTGGTAAAGTATCCGACGAAGTATCTGGTGAAGAGCTTTATTGCCTTGGCAAACTTGCACCAAC GGTGGAGAAGATGAATCGCGGGTTTGGGATGCGAGTCCCAAGGATCATTCAGTGA